The Henckelia pumila isolate YLH828 chromosome 2, ASM3356847v2, whole genome shotgun sequence genome includes a window with the following:
- the LOC140883081 gene encoding protein NUCLEAR FUSION DEFECTIVE 4 — MAIATTDAWSRSNLLAFGVTVIRGRWFSLFASFLIMAGAGATYLFGVYSKEIKSSLGYDQTTLNLLGFFKDFGANVGVLSGLIAEVTPTWFVLLVGSAMNFAGYFMIWLSVTGKISKPKVWQMCLYICIGANSQNFANTGALVTSVKNFPESRGVMLGLLKGFTGLSGAILTQIYLAVYGNDSRSLILLIAWLPAALSVVFVYTIRAMPIVRNPNELKIFYQFLYVSIVLALFLMVMNIVEKVVTFSPAAYAGSVTVVCALLFVPLLIAIREESIIWTQKNLPVKPNPPQIAIESSPVQDTPLAASKPENKLNDTPCFTDIFNKPERGEDYTILQALLSTDMLILFLATFCGLGSSLTAVDNLGQIGESLGYPTKTIKTFLSLLSIWNYFGRIFSGFVSESLLAKYKFPRPLMMTLVLFLSCIGLLLIAFPFKGSVYFASMIIGFSFGAQLPLIFAIISELFGLKYYSTLFNCGQLASPLGSYILNVRVTGPLYDKEALKELAKKGMTRSSVKELTCIGTQCYRLAFVILASITFFGALSSLILVARTRKFYEGDIYKKFRDEADRPEMDVSISK, encoded by the coding sequence ATGGCCATTGCCACCACAGACGCTTGGAGCCGCAGTAACCTGCTGGCCTTCGGAGTCACCGTGATTCGGGGCCGATGGTTTTCCCTTTTCGCATCTTTCCTCATCATGGCCGGAGCAGGAGCAACGTATCTCTTTGGAGTTTACTCCAAAGAGATAAAATCCTCTCTTGGATACGATCAAACAACCCTCAATCTCCTAGGTTTCTTCAAGGATTTTGGTGCCAACGTTGGAGTGTTGTCTGGCCTTATCGCTGAGGTAACTCCTACATGGTTTGTGTTATTGGTCGGATCTGCCATGAATTTTGCAGGGTATTTCATGATATGGCTTTCTGTCACGGGCAAGATTTCAAAGCCCAAAGTGTGGCAGATGTGTCTCTACATTTGCATTGGGGCAAATTCCCAGAACTTCGCGAATACAGGTGCTCTTGTTACTTCTGTAAAAAATTTCCCAGAAAGTAGAGGCGTTATGTTAGGTTTGTTGAAGGGCTTTACTGGATTGAGTGGTGCGATTCTTACGCAGATTTATCTGGCTGTTTATGGAAATGATTCTAGATCACTTATTCTTTTGATTGCTTGGCTTCCAGCTGCTTTGTCTGTGGTTTTTGTGTACACAATTCGTGCGATGCCCATCGTTAGGAACCCCAATGAGCTTAAAATTTTTTACCAGTTTCTCTACGTGTCAATTGTGCTTGCACTGTTTCTAATGGTGATGAATATAGTAGAGAAAGTGGTGACTTTCTCACCGGCGGCATATGCAGGAAGTGTTACTGTAGTGTGTGCCTTACTTTTTGTCCCTCTTCTGATAGCCATTAGGGAGGAATCGATAATTTGGACCCAAAAGAACCTCCCAGTAAAACCGAATCCTCCTCAGATAGCCATAGAGAGTTCACCAGTTCAGGATACTCCACTTGCTGCCTCAAAGCCGGAAAATAAGCTGAATGACACACCTTGCTTCACCGATATATTCAATAAACCAGAAAGAGGGGAGGATTACACCATCTTGCAAGCACTTTTGAGCACTGATATGCTGATTCTGTTTCTTGCAACCTTTTGTGGCCTGGGATCGAGCTTAACGGCCGTTGACAACTTGGGACAAATCGGAGAATCATTAGGATATCCAACAAAAACGATAAAAACATTCTTATCCCTTCTCAGTATATGGAACTACTTTGGCAGAATTTTCTCAGGATTTGTCTCTGAAAGCCTACTCGCCAAATACAAATTTCCAAGACCTCTTATGATGACTTTAGTCCTGTTCTTATCCTGCATCGGCCTTTTACTCATCGCGTTTCCATTCAAGGGTTCTGTCTATTTTGCATCAATGATCATTGGTTTCTCATTTGGTGCTCAATTGCCACTGATATTCGCCATAATTTCTGAACTTTTTGGCCTGAAATACTACTCTACTTTATTCAACTGCGGCCAACTGGCTAGTCCACTTGGCTCCTACATTTTGAATGTGAGAGTTACTGGACCCCTTTACGATAAAGAGGCATTGAAGGAGTTGGCGAAGAAGGGGATGACAAGATCATCTGTGAAGGAACTGACTTGCATTGGCACTCAATGCTACCGACTGGCATTTGTGATTTTGGCCTCAATCACATTCTTTGGAGCCCTTTCGTCTCTGATTTTAGTGGCGAGAACGCGCAAATTTTACGAAGGTGATATCTACAAGAAGTTCAGGGATGAAGCTGATCGGCCAGAGATGGATGTATCAATCAGCAAATGA